Proteins encoded together in one Marinithermus hydrothermalis DSM 14884 window:
- a CDS encoding amino acid ABC transporter permease has product MNRRTIPFWRDARVLNLVVQVLAALFALGLIAFLLFTAYRGMVARGIPFTFSFLGQEAGFTISEGPVLALEDGRLVLRPFKPSDAYWQAFFAGIYNTLRVALVGIVLTTILGVLVGIGRLSSNWLVNRLAFAYVELVRNTPLLVQMFFWYFGAILKFPPVRQASEWFGGLIASQRGIFLPWPVPTDAWPRFEPFLWGGLLLAVGVYLALRRQGWARWSALGALVLAWGVGWLVSGGPLAISEPELGRFRVTGGLTLSPEFSAVLLALVIYTASYIAEIVRGAIQSLPKGQWEAATSLGLTYAQTMRLVILPQAMRIIIPPLGNQYLNLTKNSSLAIAVGYPELFNVYGTIANQSGRSLEGILIVMAAYLSMSLTISALVNWYNRRVTLVGVR; this is encoded by the coding sequence ATGAACCGGAGAACGATCCCATTCTGGAGAGACGCGCGCGTCCTGAACCTCGTCGTTCAGGTACTCGCGGCGCTGTTCGCCCTCGGCCTGATCGCCTTCCTCCTCTTCACGGCCTACCGCGGCATGGTGGCCCGGGGCATCCCGTTCACCTTTAGCTTCCTTGGCCAGGAGGCCGGGTTCACGATCAGCGAAGGGCCGGTGCTCGCACTGGAGGACGGACGGCTCGTCCTCAGGCCGTTCAAGCCTAGCGACGCGTACTGGCAAGCGTTTTTCGCCGGGATCTACAACACGCTGCGCGTGGCGTTAGTCGGGATCGTGCTCACCACGATCCTGGGGGTGCTGGTGGGCATCGGCCGCTTGAGCAGCAACTGGCTGGTGAACCGCTTGGCCTTCGCCTACGTCGAGCTGGTGCGCAACACGCCCCTACTGGTGCAGATGTTCTTCTGGTACTTCGGGGCGATCCTGAAATTCCCCCCGGTGCGCCAGGCTAGCGAGTGGTTCGGCGGCTTGATCGCGAGCCAGCGCGGGATCTTTCTGCCCTGGCCGGTCCCTACGGACGCCTGGCCCCGCTTTGAGCCCTTTTTGTGGGGTGGTTTGCTCCTCGCCGTGGGGGTGTACCTCGCGTTGCGCAGGCAGGGCTGGGCCCGCTGGAGCGCCTTGGGCGCGCTGGTGCTGGCCTGGGGGGTGGGGTGGCTCGTGAGCGGAGGGCCGCTCGCGATCTCCGAGCCGGAGCTGGGCCGCTTTAGGGTCACGGGAGGTCTCACGCTCTCTCCGGAGTTTAGCGCGGTGCTTCTCGCGCTCGTGATCTACACGGCCTCCTACATCGCGGAGATCGTGCGCGGGGCGATCCAGTCGCTGCCCAAAGGACAGTGGGAAGCGGCGACGAGCCTCGGCCTCACCTACGCGCAGACCATGCGGCTCGTGATCCTGCCGCAGGCCATGCGCATCATCATCCCACCCTTGGGCAACCAGTACCTGAACCTCACCAAGAACTCCTCGCTGGCCATCGCGGTCGGGTACCCCGAGCTCTTCAACGTTTACGGCACGATCGCGAACCAGTCCGGGCGCAGCCTCGAGGGCATCCTCATCGTGATGGCCGCGTACCTGAGCATGAGCTTGACGATCAGCGCGCTCGTGAACTGGTACAACCGCCGGGTGACGCTCGTGGGGGTGCGGTGA